A genomic window from Elusimicrobiota bacterium includes:
- a CDS encoding glutamyl-tRNA reductase, whose protein sequence is MKLLSLSWTHRDRVGASREALAAVPVERVLAELKARGFAEAVAVSTCNRFELYVAAQANQTLAAAPLLAALEDLAGAALAAPPDVREDDPAVGHLFCVAAGLDSLVVGETEILGQVKAGYEKAKAAGMTGKRLNVLFQRALFVGKKVRAETALASGSLSVPSVAVQLAETIFGRLEGKSALILGAGAMAELAAKHLAEKGVSRLTVANRTWDRAYQLAARYQGEAVEWESFPAELERADVVISSTGAPAAVLTRALVKDAVRRRGGRSLFMIDIAMPRDIEESVHEIDGVYLYRLEDLEAIVAKNMASRAEAVAAARRIVDAKSAEFIAWARSLSTGRELSLKHADRTDGRVFDAEYQA, encoded by the coding sequence GTGAAGCTCCTCTCCCTGAGCTGGACGCACCGCGACCGCGTCGGCGCGTCCCGCGAGGCCCTGGCCGCCGTGCCCGTCGAGCGCGTCCTGGCCGAGCTCAAGGCGCGCGGCTTCGCGGAGGCCGTCGCGGTCTCCACCTGCAACCGCTTCGAGCTTTACGTCGCCGCGCAGGCCAACCAGACCCTCGCCGCGGCGCCTTTGCTGGCCGCGCTCGAGGACCTGGCCGGCGCGGCCCTCGCCGCTCCGCCCGACGTCCGCGAGGACGACCCCGCCGTCGGCCACCTGTTCTGCGTCGCCGCGGGCCTCGACTCGCTCGTCGTGGGCGAGACCGAGATCCTGGGCCAGGTGAAGGCCGGCTATGAGAAAGCCAAGGCCGCGGGCATGACCGGCAAGCGCCTCAACGTCCTGTTCCAGCGCGCCCTCTTCGTCGGCAAGAAGGTCCGTGCCGAGACCGCGCTCGCCTCCGGCTCGCTGTCGGTCCCGTCCGTCGCCGTGCAGCTCGCGGAGACCATCTTCGGCCGCCTCGAGGGGAAGTCCGCGCTGATCCTCGGCGCCGGCGCCATGGCCGAGCTCGCCGCCAAGCACCTGGCCGAGAAAGGCGTCAGCAGGCTCACCGTCGCCAACCGCACCTGGGACCGCGCCTACCAGCTCGCCGCCCGCTATCAAGGCGAGGCCGTCGAGTGGGAGTCCTTCCCCGCCGAGCTCGAGCGCGCCGACGTCGTCATCTCCTCGACCGGCGCCCCGGCCGCCGTGCTGACCCGCGCCCTCGTCAAGGACGCGGTCCGCCGCCGCGGCGGGCGCTCGCTGTTCATGATCGACATCGCGATGCCGCGCGACATCGAGGAGTCGGTCCACGAGATCGACGGCGTGTACCTGTACCGCCTGGAGGACCTCGAGGCGATCGTGGCCAAGAACATGGCCTCCCGCGCCGAGGCCGTCGCCGCGGCGCGCCGCATCGTCGACGCCAAGTCCGCCGAGTTCATCGCCTGGGCGCGCTCGCTGTCGACCGGCCGCGAGCTCAGCCTCAAGCACGCCGACCGAACGGATGGTCGGGTCTTCGACGCGGAATACCAGGCATGA
- a CDS encoding S8 family peptidase, whose protein sequence is MNPLRLALAIVPLLIASAARAQFCPLDAGDTVQKIVACKPGVSADRCRALAQSVGCAVVRELPSINAIVIELPAFKADAAETKLKADFQVDLVETDKVVNWLKAVTVAPPAAAPQFELGEGFRDILKKISALKPVAVADPEQPWGIRRVNAEASWTTPRGQGQGAAVAIIDTGVSRSHPDLAGVVLGGFNALDPKRPDAWDDDQGHGSHVAGTVAGKRDGKGVVGAAPLAKLYAVKVLDADGNGGYSSVIAGIEWAVKKGVKVANMSLGADEGSEALKRAVAAASKAGMTIVAAAGNGGGPVGFPASYPETLAIGASDVKDGVAEFSSRGPEVDFIAPGVNVRSVNMAGGWEELSGTSMATPHVAGLAALAVARGASSPAAVRAMLRKAATPIPGLPSITQGMGMIDAGKLP, encoded by the coding sequence ATGAACCCCCTCCGACTCGCCCTCGCGATCGTCCCGCTCCTCATCGCCTCCGCCGCCCGCGCGCAGTTCTGCCCGCTCGACGCCGGCGACACCGTCCAGAAGATCGTGGCCTGCAAGCCCGGGGTGAGCGCGGACCGCTGCCGCGCGCTCGCGCAGAGCGTGGGGTGCGCGGTCGTGCGCGAGCTCCCGTCGATCAACGCGATCGTCATCGAGCTCCCCGCGTTCAAGGCCGACGCCGCGGAGACCAAGCTCAAGGCCGACTTCCAGGTCGACCTGGTCGAGACCGACAAGGTCGTCAACTGGCTCAAGGCCGTGACCGTCGCGCCCCCCGCCGCCGCGCCCCAGTTCGAGCTCGGGGAGGGTTTCCGCGACATCCTTAAAAAAATCAGCGCGCTCAAGCCCGTCGCCGTCGCGGACCCCGAGCAGCCCTGGGGCATCCGCCGCGTGAACGCGGAGGCCTCCTGGACCACGCCGCGCGGCCAGGGCCAGGGCGCGGCCGTCGCGATCATCGACACCGGCGTCTCCCGGTCCCACCCGGACCTCGCGGGAGTCGTCCTGGGCGGCTTCAACGCGCTCGACCCCAAGCGGCCCGACGCCTGGGACGACGACCAGGGGCACGGCTCCCACGTCGCCGGCACGGTCGCGGGCAAGCGCGACGGCAAGGGCGTCGTCGGCGCGGCGCCGCTGGCCAAGCTCTACGCGGTCAAGGTCCTCGACGCGGACGGCAACGGCGGCTACTCGAGCGTCATCGCCGGCATCGAGTGGGCCGTCAAGAAAGGCGTCAAGGTCGCCAACATGAGCCTCGGCGCCGACGAGGGCAGCGAGGCCCTCAAGCGCGCCGTCGCCGCCGCGAGCAAGGCCGGCATGACCATCGTCGCCGCGGCCGGCAACGGCGGCGGACCGGTCGGCTTCCCGGCGAGCTACCCGGAGACCCTCGCGATCGGCGCCTCCGACGTGAAGGACGGGGTCGCGGAGTTCTCGAGCCGCGGACCCGAGGTGGATTTCATCGCGCCCGGCGTCAACGTGAGGTCGGTGAACATGGCCGGCGGCTGGGAGGAGCTCTCGGGCACCTCGATGGCCACCCCTCACGTCGCCGGCCTGGCGGCCCTCGCCGTCGCGCGCGGCGCGTCCTCTCCCGCCGCGGTGCGCGCCATGCTCAGGAAGGCCGCGACGCCGATCCCCGGCCTGCCGTCCATCACCCAGGGCATGGGCATGATCGACGCCGGCAAGCTCCCGTAA
- the ccsA gene encoding cytochrome c biogenesis protein CcsA encodes MAESILSWGAFLLYTAACAAAFAYLLTKNARASSLMLTFVGCGIALHVLGFGLRLVSFWAFPENRWYLPVNNYFGALTYMSLALAAAFFSIEVRRHLGILGAFVLPMAALSLGVAVLSADPAVAPLEPKLRSYWLNIHPMILMTAYAAFINAFGVALALLIQERQIKSRKPSELCYRLPSLDELDALNGRIIAVTLPILVGGLAMGAAWAYQASGRAWSWDPKETMSLITAGFYAEFLWLRYVSGKRGRTPVYVSMAGFACMLLTFFGAELVSGRHDFLGGK; translated from the coding sequence ATGGCCGAATCGATCCTGTCGTGGGGGGCGTTCCTCCTCTATACCGCCGCTTGCGCCGCGGCCTTCGCCTATCTTCTGACGAAGAACGCCCGCGCCAGCAGCCTGATGCTGACCTTCGTCGGCTGCGGCATCGCCCTTCACGTGTTGGGCTTCGGCCTCCGCCTCGTCTCGTTCTGGGCCTTCCCCGAGAACCGCTGGTACCTGCCGGTCAACAATTACTTCGGCGCCTTGACCTATATGTCCTTGGCGCTGGCCGCGGCGTTCTTCTCCATCGAGGTGCGCCGCCACCTGGGGATACTCGGGGCCTTCGTCCTGCCGATGGCCGCGCTGAGCCTCGGCGTCGCGGTGCTCTCGGCCGATCCGGCCGTCGCCCCGCTCGAGCCCAAGCTGCGCAGCTACTGGCTCAATATCCATCCCATGATCCTGATGACCGCCTACGCCGCGTTCATCAACGCCTTCGGCGTGGCCCTGGCCCTCCTGATCCAGGAGCGCCAGATCAAGTCGCGCAAGCCGAGCGAGCTGTGCTACCGCCTGCCCTCGCTCGACGAGCTCGACGCGCTCAACGGCCGCATCATCGCCGTCACCTTGCCCATCCTCGTCGGCGGCCTGGCCATGGGCGCGGCGTGGGCCTACCAGGCCTCGGGCCGCGCCTGGTCCTGGGACCCGAAGGAGACGATGTCCTTGATCACGGCCGGCTTCTACGCCGAGTTCCTGTGGCTGCGCTACGTCTCGGGCAAGCGCGGCCGCACGCCGGTGTACGTCTCGATGGCCGGCTTCGCCTGCATGCTGCTCACCTTCTTCGGCGCCGAGCTGGTCTCCGGCCGCCACGATTTCCTGGGGGGGAAGTGA